A window of the Theileria parva strain Muguga chromosome 2, complete sequence, whole genome shotgun sequence genome harbors these coding sequences:
- a CDS encoding Sexual stage antigen s48/45 domain protein, giving the protein MAMYKSRLFIYFIIYSCTFCHAKYGFKYFANKVNNAVNLAINYAVLNETLSFKEPGDFTAEGESFKSYTLEKGGAIKFYCGNNETEEGRKIKMYPEDLKKTSLAPMSKSGITHSIKRVINNFGLFRSDSTLIYSLSEFLGGGYLIQYPADAVIVSSDPNFSLNFACVYDPNYDTSGENKSDELNTEEKKDLLYRWIEVKFTDVLPISYGCGSGNHPLFNNLSPENGPDKLEGTFLQTRAFCEIEPKPGMVIGIYCAAGETFNDEFCFRDSSGKTYYDPDFKYDGAGQRLHLFRVPENGFGGDVYFLCECRGKNKDTKAQVKIIKASVLSCDLTKIFEKHEPGKKISLQACRRDLRPGESLKVTVPKNYTEFYYFKHKYSSLFEPINVQHYAYRQKLDDNEVRKVKLSDLIVGDGLTIEKTPVRGAVEYLFKYNRDSILILTSETVSFEYFWTLFHRNPREREVISYLSLNEKVLAVVSIGLFPTDPYTYGCGVRNDFFRRELLDFRSEEINNKPTSICKVDGRNSPIGFYCPRPFLLEPRDCFRSVLIQTDEGEESVDLVKRDYV; this is encoded by the exons ATGGCGATGTATAAGTCAAGGttgtttatatattttataatttattcttgtACTTTTTGTCATGCTAAGTATGGATTTAAGTACTTTGCGAACAAGGTGAACAATGCAGTGAATTTGGCAATAAACTACGCAGTTTTGAATGAAACGCTTTCATTTAAGGAGCCGGGTGACTTCACCGCTGAGGGTGAGAGTTTCAAGAGTTACACTTTAGAGAAGGGAGGCGCAATTAAGTTCTACTGTGGCAATAATGAGACTGAGGAGGGTCGTAAGATTAAAATGTACCCTGAGGATTTAAAGAAAACCTCGTTGGCTCCCATGTCAAAGAGCGGAATTACCCATAGCATTAAGCGTGTGATAAATAACTTTGGCCTTTTCCGTAGTGACTCGACTTTGATTTACTCATTATCTGAGTTTCTGGGCGGTGGGTACCTGATCCAGTACCCTGCGGACGCTGTTATTGTCTCCAGTGACCCCAACTTCAGCCTCAACTTCGCCTGCGTCTATGATCCCAATTATGATACCAGTGGTGAGAACAAATCTGACGAATTAAACACTGAAGAGAAGAAGGATTTACTGTACCGTTGGATCGAGGTTAAATTTACCGATGTGTTGCCAATAAGTTATGGTTGCGGTAGTGGGAATCATCCGTTGTTTAATAACTTGAGTCCTGAAAATGGTCCAGATAAGCTAGAGGGTACTTTTTTGCAAACCCGCGCCTTCTGTGAAATTGAACCGAAGCCTGGGATGGTAATTGGTATTTACTGTGCCGCTGGTGAGACTTTCAATGACGAGTTTTGCTTCCGTGACTCTTCCGGGAAAACGTACTACGATCCTGACTTCAAGTACGACGGAGCTGGACAAAGGCTTCATTTATTCCGCGTGCCTGAAAATGGTTTCGGCGGTGACGTGTACTTCCTTTGCGAGTGCAGGGGTAAGAACAAGGACACTAAGGCTCaggttaaaataattaaagcGTCTGTTCTGTCCTGTGACTTGACTAAGATTTTCGAAAAGCATGAGCCTGGGAAAAAAATTAGTCTCCAGGCCTGCAGACGTGACTTACGTCCCGGCGAATCTCTCAAAGTCACTGTTCCCAAGAATTACACCGAGTTCTACTACTTTAAGCATAAATATTCTTCTCTTTTCGAGCCTATCAACGTGCAACATTACGCTTACAGGCAAAAATTAGACGATAACGAG gTGCGTAAGGTGAAGTTGAGTGATTTGATAGTTGGCGATGGACTGACAATTGAGAAGACGCCAGTTCGAGGTGCTGTGGAGTATCTTTTCAAGTATAATAGGGACTCTATACTGATTTTAACGTCTGAAACAGTGTCCTTTGAATACTTTTGGACTCTGTTTCACAGGAACCCTAGGGAGCGTGAGGTTATCTCGTATTTAAGCTTGAATGAGAAGGTTTTAGCTGTGGTTAGTATTGGATTATTCCCTACTGACCCCTACACCTATGGCTGTGGAGTTAGAAATGACTTTTTCCGCAGGGAACTGCTTGACTTTAGGAGTGAGGAGATAAATAACAAACCCACCTCCATTTGCAAGGTTGATGGTAGAAATAGTCCAATTGGCTTCTACTGCCCTAGGCCGTTCTTACTTGAGCCTAGAGACTGCTTCAGGAGTGTTTTAATCCAAACTGACGAGGGTGAGGAGTCTGTTGACCTGGTCAAG CGAGATTATGTGTAA